In one Cloacibacillus porcorum genomic region, the following are encoded:
- a CDS encoding MATE family efflux transporter, which translates to MKNAREFFSYVLPSLAAFALSGVYAVVDGFFVGNSIGDAGLAAINFAFPVTALLQAAGTGIGMGGAIRFAICGAQGDAEGERHYFSSALLLLLLCGALLSLIFFVLAGPLLEALGAEGATLTLGMEYLIFIAAGALFQVFGTGLIPLIRNMGGSLCAMFAMSAGFIANIILDWLFIMVFGWGMAGAAAATVIGQAVTALGAVLYFAAKRYPLSLPPARRILHLFSAILKISLAPFGITFSPMIGMILMNRFAVLYGGEGAVACYACVGYIVTIVYLLLQGIGDGCQPMISRYYGRGRRADMKRTCRLAYATAGALSLLSVCLLFLTRWRIGGLFGASPPVSLGVGETLPLFLAGVLFLAYTRITAAGFYATDESLLSYILVYAEPLLLLVFLLLLPAFLGLTGVWLAMPASQMTTALIAAAVKRRADSPNACRVG; encoded by the coding sequence ATGAAGAACGCCAGAGAATTTTTTTCTTATGTGCTGCCCTCTCTCGCGGCCTTCGCCCTATCCGGCGTCTACGCCGTAGTAGACGGCTTTTTTGTCGGCAACAGCATCGGCGACGCGGGGCTAGCGGCGATCAACTTCGCTTTCCCCGTCACCGCGCTTTTGCAGGCCGCGGGCACGGGAATCGGCATGGGCGGCGCGATCCGCTTCGCCATCTGCGGCGCTCAGGGGGACGCCGAGGGGGAGCGGCACTATTTCAGCTCCGCGCTCCTTCTGCTGCTGCTCTGCGGCGCGCTGCTCTCCCTCATCTTTTTTGTCCTGGCCGGGCCGCTGCTCGAGGCTCTCGGCGCGGAGGGGGCGACGCTCACGCTCGGCATGGAATATCTGATATTTATCGCCGCGGGCGCTCTGTTCCAGGTCTTTGGAACGGGGCTTATCCCGCTGATAAGGAATATGGGCGGTTCTCTTTGTGCGATGTTCGCCATGTCCGCCGGTTTTATCGCCAATATCATCCTGGACTGGCTCTTTATCATGGTCTTTGGCTGGGGCATGGCGGGCGCGGCGGCGGCTACGGTGATCGGTCAGGCGGTGACGGCGCTTGGCGCGGTCCTCTATTTTGCCGCAAAGAGATATCCGCTCTCCCTTCCCCCGGCGCGGCGCATATTGCATCTGTTCTCGGCGATATTGAAGATATCCCTTGCGCCATTCGGAATAACCTTTTCTCCCATGATCGGGATGATCCTCATGAACCGCTTCGCCGTCCTCTACGGCGGGGAGGGGGCGGTCGCCTGCTACGCCTGCGTAGGATATATAGTTACCATCGTCTATCTGCTGCTGCAGGGGATAGGCGACGGCTGCCAGCCGATGATCAGCCGCTACTACGGCAGGGGGCGGCGGGCCGATATGAAACGCACCTGCCGGCTGGCCTATGCGACCGCGGGGGCGCTCAGCCTCTTATCAGTCTGCCTTCTCTTTCTGACGCGCTGGCGGATAGGCGGCCTCTTCGGAGCGTCGCCGCCGGTGAGCCTCGGCGTTGGCGAGACGCTGCCGCTCTTTCTCGCCGGAGTCCTCTTTCTGGCCTATACCCGTATCACCGCCGCCGGTTTTTACGCGACGGATGAGAGCCTGCTCTCATATATCCTCGTCTACGCCGAGCCGCTCCTTCTGCTGGTGTTCCTGTTGCTGCTGCCCGCCTTTCTCGGACTGACCGGCGTCTGGCTCGCGATGCCTGCCTCGCAGATGACGACGGCTCTGATTGCCGCCGCCGTGAAACGAAGGGCGGATTCGCCGAACGCCTGCCGCGTGGGATAA
- a CDS encoding NAD(P)H-dependent glycerol-3-phosphate dehydrogenase, which produces MNTTILGAGSFGTAMAVHLTSLGHNVKMWTIDAEQAEIMNREHRNNFCFFDTALPDKIAATIDLREALDFSDRYIMAIPTQFEREVCGKIAALSPAPGHMLNLAKGIEISTGSLLHKVHEELCPNMVYSALSGPSHAEEVLIDCPTTVALASKDEAEARSWQELLNGGNFRVYTSTDVIGLEVGGATKNIYAIAAGISKALQLGDNALAALASRGLAEIMRFGAKLGASPLTLSGLAGVGDLMVTCYSMHSRNFRLGLAVGSGMSMDEAVEELGQVAEGAYTVRAVVENSKKFDVEMPLADAVYRVLYKDEDPHELLKELFARPVKPEMRL; this is translated from the coding sequence TTGAACACGACGATTCTTGGCGCGGGCAGCTTCGGTACCGCCATGGCGGTACACCTGACCTCCCTTGGCCATAATGTAAAGATGTGGACGATCGACGCCGAGCAGGCGGAGATTATGAACAGGGAACATAGGAATAATTTCTGTTTCTTCGACACGGCGCTGCCGGATAAGATCGCGGCGACCATCGACCTGCGGGAGGCCCTTGACTTCTCCGACCGGTATATAATGGCGATACCGACACAGTTTGAACGGGAGGTCTGCGGCAAGATAGCGGCGCTCTCCCCCGCACCGGGACATATGCTGAACCTGGCAAAGGGCATCGAGATATCGACGGGCAGTCTGCTCCATAAGGTACACGAAGAGCTGTGCCCCAATATGGTCTATTCCGCGCTCTCCGGACCGAGCCACGCGGAAGAGGTGCTCATCGACTGCCCGACGACCGTCGCTCTCGCCTCCAAAGACGAGGCTGAGGCCAGGTCATGGCAGGAGCTGCTCAACGGCGGGAACTTCCGCGTCTATACGAGCACGGACGTTATCGGCCTTGAGGTCGGCGGCGCGACTAAGAATATATACGCGATCGCGGCCGGCATCTCAAAGGCTCTCCAGCTCGGCGACAACGCCCTCGCGGCGCTCGCCTCGCGCGGACTGGCCGAGATAATGCGCTTCGGCGCGAAGCTCGGCGCTTCGCCGCTCACACTCTCGGGACTCGCGGGCGTCGGCGACCTCATGGTCACCTGCTACAGCATGCATTCGCGCAACTTCCGTCTCGGCCTCGCCGTCGGCAGCGGCATGAGCATGGACGAGGCGGTGGAGGAGCTGGGACAGGTCGCCGAGGGAGCCTACACGGTACGCGCCGTCGTCGAAAACAGCAAAAAATTTGACGTCGAGATGCCCCTCGCCGACGCGGTTTACCGCGTGCTCTACAAGGATGAGGATCCACACGAGCTGCTGAAGGAGCTCTTCGCAAGGCCGGTAAAACCGGAGATGCGGCTGTAG
- a CDS encoding formate dehydrogenase accessory sulfurtransferase FdhD, producing MEGPIRKIEIIRVNSADEPLAAEDELLSERAVSLYIDGRYDGSAVISAGGEELWAAGNMRCRGLISSYGDIEKISSGGCRVEVTLKRRPPEADFRPLTMEWSVGASLVRQKIAELAEAELYRRTGCLHVALLSSVRGETLFSAEDISRHNAVDKAVGWLLSSGIDAGSSLLFISGRMPEDMVQKAVSAGIPFIASVSAPTADAVAAARAANITMIGFARGGAFNIYSAAGRVVLREKEL from the coding sequence ATGGAGGGTCCGATCAGAAAGATAGAGATAATCAGGGTCAATTCCGCGGATGAACCGCTCGCCGCGGAGGACGAGCTGCTCTCGGAGAGGGCGGTATCCCTTTATATAGACGGGAGATATGACGGCTCCGCGGTGATCTCCGCCGGGGGCGAAGAGCTGTGGGCGGCGGGAAATATGCGCTGCCGCGGCCTAATATCATCTTATGGCGATATCGAAAAAATCTCGTCCGGCGGATGCCGGGTGGAGGTCACTCTCAAAAGAAGGCCGCCCGAGGCCGATTTCAGGCCGCTGACAATGGAGTGGAGCGTCGGCGCGTCTCTCGTGCGACAGAAGATCGCCGAGCTCGCGGAGGCGGAGCTCTACCGCCGCACTGGCTGCCTCCACGTGGCGCTGCTCTCCTCCGTACGGGGAGAGACGCTCTTTTCCGCCGAGGATATCAGCCGCCACAACGCAGTGGACAAGGCCGTCGGCTGGCTTCTGAGCAGCGGCATCGATGCGGGTTCGTCGCTGCTTTTTATCTCGGGGCGCATGCCGGAGGACATGGTCCAAAAGGCCGTCAGCGCCGGTATTCCCTTCATCGCGAGCGTCTCCGCCCCCACGGCCGACGCCGTAGCCGCGGCGCGCGCGGCTAACATCACGATGATCGGTTTCGCGCGCGGCGGCGCTTTTAATATTTACAGCGCCGCCGGCAGGGTCGTTTTACGGGAAAAAGAGCTATAA
- a CDS encoding QueT transporter family protein gives MENKRFFTTHRIALSALIAALYTGITFVLAPISFGPVQFRVSEALTLLPFCLPEAVPGLFIGCLVSNMLGGFGLTDIVLGSAATLAAAWMTAKMPNVWLAALPPVVVNAVVVGAYIAVLSATPMLLSMLYIGVSQAVICYAIGIPLILYIKRSKILEKYR, from the coding sequence ATGGAAAATAAAAGATTCTTTACCACGCACAGAATAGCGCTCTCCGCCCTGATCGCCGCCCTCTATACGGGAATCACCTTCGTCTTGGCGCCGATATCATTCGGACCCGTCCAGTTTAGGGTCTCCGAGGCGCTGACGCTGCTGCCCTTCTGTCTGCCGGAGGCGGTTCCGGGCCTCTTTATCGGCTGCCTGGTCTCAAATATGCTCGGCGGCTTCGGATTGACCGATATCGTCCTCGGCAGCGCGGCGACCCTTGCCGCCGCCTGGATGACGGCGAAAATGCCGAACGTTTGGCTCGCGGCCCTGCCGCCGGTCGTCGTCAACGCCGTTGTCGTGGGCGCCTATATCGCCGTGCTCTCCGCCACGCCGATGCTCCTCTCCATGCTCTACATAGGCGTTAGCCAGGCGGTCATCTGCTACGCGATCGGCATACCCTTGATCTTATACATCAAACGCTCCAAAATCCTTGAAAAATACCGCTGA
- a CDS encoding proline iminopeptidase-family hydrolase, translating to MAVSMKTEYINVPGGFISLNIYGAENSQNIPVLYIHGGPGGNIESFRPMAEMLAEDRTVYLYNQLGCDERSHTGEESLWTPERYIESLGSLIAAIGAPKLHLIGRSWGAYLAAEHVLRVSPSPVISITMISPLISTKIWIADAKQRLAELGGDYLEAVEQCEREHHFDGRYYQEIIKKYNDNFRYRLSTVNRAGHRATPLKPKTASGMRVYRHMWGPSEFTCEGILKDIDITDKLHNIKIAVLLICGEFDQVRQQSCEYYRSLIPGSRMAVIPDASQTSYLEQPHIFYWTLRNFYECF from the coding sequence ATGGCTGTCAGTATGAAGACTGAGTACATCAATGTCCCCGGAGGGTTTATCAGCCTTAACATCTATGGTGCGGAGAATAGCCAAAATATTCCCGTCCTCTATATCCACGGAGGGCCGGGGGGCAACATTGAATCCTTCCGGCCAATGGCGGAGATGCTTGCCGAGGACCGCACGGTTTATCTCTACAACCAGCTGGGCTGTGACGAACGTTCGCATACGGGAGAGGAATCCCTGTGGACGCCCGAGCGGTATATAGAGTCGCTGGGCAGCCTAATCGCCGCCATTGGAGCTCCCAAGCTCCACCTTATTGGACGTTCATGGGGCGCCTACCTCGCCGCCGAGCATGTGCTGCGCGTCAGCCCCTCGCCCGTAATATCCATCACGATGATAAGTCCGCTTATCAGCACTAAAATCTGGATCGCCGACGCGAAGCAGCGCCTCGCCGAGCTTGGTGGAGACTATCTCGAGGCGGTGGAGCAGTGCGAGAGGGAGCATCATTTCGACGGGCGCTACTACCAGGAGATCATCAAAAAATACAACGATAACTTCCGCTACCGCCTCTCGACCGTTAACCGCGCGGGCCACCGGGCGACGCCGCTCAAGCCGAAGACGGCCTCCGGCATGAGGGTCTACCGCCACATGTGGGGCCCCAGCGAATTCACCTGCGAGGGTATCCTGAAAGATATCGACATCACCGATAAACTGCACAATATCAAGATCGCGGTGCTGCTGATATGCGGAGAGTTCGACCAGGTTCGCCAGCAGAGCTGCGAATACTACCGCTCGCTGATACCTGGTTCACGCATGGCCGTCATCCCCGACGCCTCCCAGACCTCATATCTCGAGCAGCCGCACATCTTCTATTGGACGCTGCGTAACTTCTACGAGTGTTTCTAG
- a CDS encoding YkvI family membrane protein, producing the protein MNREKVSWSNVIKFAGAFIAFLIGSGFATGQEILQYFTAYGMKGLLAGLFTLVCLVYVGGDFIVTGFRERFSNTNDIYRYYCGKYIGGFYDYFAIAFLYMSYIVMVAGAGATLAQYYGLPTFVGCIGMAFVSAFTVTFGLGRIVDVIGTIGPAIVLFAIGIGLAAIFKNPEGIVRGAQMIEAAEVEMTKVGTNWFTSGMSYVGFSMLWLAAFLAAMGQKANSAKEAVIGTTLGATGFVVGIIIMMLGLLANLDAVAMTDIPSLILAERIYPPIATVFSLIIMGGIYTTSVPLLWSVSARFSQEKTRKFYLLTVGLAVSGCVVGLLLPFQRIVNIIYGINGYVGIMLILFMIVTTVRNMKKAA; encoded by the coding sequence ATGAATAGAGAAAAGGTCAGTTGGTCCAATGTAATTAAGTTCGCGGGAGCGTTTATCGCCTTTCTTATCGGTTCCGGTTTCGCAACGGGACAGGAGATACTCCAATATTTCACAGCCTATGGCATGAAGGGGCTGCTGGCGGGGCTCTTCACCCTCGTCTGCCTCGTCTATGTCGGCGGGGATTTCATCGTCACCGGCTTTCGCGAGCGTTTCTCAAATACCAACGACATTTACAGATATTACTGCGGTAAGTATATCGGCGGCTTCTATGACTATTTCGCCATCGCCTTTCTCTATATGTCATACATCGTCATGGTGGCCGGCGCCGGCGCGACCCTCGCGCAGTATTACGGACTGCCGACATTCGTCGGCTGTATCGGAATGGCCTTCGTCTCCGCCTTCACCGTCACCTTCGGCCTTGGCAGGATCGTCGACGTTATCGGGACTATCGGCCCCGCGATCGTCCTGTTCGCGATCGGCATCGGCCTGGCCGCCATTTTCAAAAATCCCGAGGGCATCGTCCGCGGAGCGCAGATGATAGAGGCCGCGGAGGTCGAGATGACGAAGGTTGGCACAAACTGGTTCACCTCCGGCATGTCCTATGTGGGCTTTTCAATGCTCTGGCTCGCCGCCTTTCTCGCGGCGATGGGACAGAAGGCGAACTCCGCGAAGGAGGCCGTCATCGGCACGACGCTCGGCGCGACCGGCTTTGTCGTCGGGATCATCATTATGATGCTCGGCCTGCTCGCCAATCTTGATGCCGTCGCGATGACGGATATCCCCTCGCTTATTCTCGCGGAGAGGATTTATCCGCCGATCGCCACCGTCTTCTCCCTCATCATCATGGGCGGCATCTACACCACCTCCGTGCCGCTTCTCTGGTCCGTCTCGGCCCGCTTCTCGCAGGAGAAGACACGCAAATTTTATCTGCTCACGGTCGGGCTAGCCGTCTCCGGGTGCGTCGTCGGCCTGCTGCTCCCCTTTCAGCGTATCGTCAATATCATCTACGGCATCAACGGCTACGTCGGCATCATGCTGATCCTCTTCATGATCGTGACGACGGTCAGGAACATGAAAAAAGCCGCCTAA
- a CDS encoding YkvI family membrane protein encodes MSGNKVSWLNVVKFAGAFIAFLIGAGFATGQEVFQYFAAYGYEGFLVGLFVLICFVYVGGDFIVAGFNEHFQNTNDIYRYYCGKYIGGFYDYFSIAFIYMSYIVMLGGAGATVNQYYHLSPVVGAILMMVLSVGTVVFGLGKIVDVIGSIGPLIVIIAIGVGLAAIVTNPGGIAEGARLIASGELDITRVGSNWFMSGTSYVGFCMLWLAAFLAAMGTKANSKKEAVIGTTLGALGFVLGAIILMLGLLSSLQDLYTSDIPSLIIAEKIWPPLATVFSVIIIAGIYTTAVPLLWSVSARFAQEKTTKFYGLTAGLAVVACFVALELPFRKIVNVIYGVNGYVGILLIFFMLAKTCGITKKLAKQK; translated from the coding sequence ATGAGTGGGAACAAAGTTAGCTGGCTCAATGTGGTAAAGTTCGCGGGTGCGTTTATCGCGTTCTTGATCGGCGCCGGTTTCGCAACAGGGCAGGAAGTTTTCCAGTATTTCGCCGCTTATGGTTACGAGGGCTTCTTGGTCGGACTCTTCGTTCTTATCTGTTTCGTCTACGTCGGCGGGGATTTTATCGTCGCGGGTTTCAACGAGCATTTTCAAAACACGAATGACATTTACCGTTACTACTGCGGCAAGTACATCGGAGGCTTTTACGACTATTTCTCGATCGCCTTCATCTACATGTCGTATATCGTCATGCTCGGCGGCGCCGGCGCGACGGTCAACCAGTATTATCACCTTTCGCCGGTCGTCGGCGCCATCCTCATGATGGTCCTCTCAGTGGGAACCGTCGTCTTCGGCCTCGGCAAAATAGTTGACGTCATCGGCTCTATCGGCCCCCTGATCGTCATTATCGCCATCGGCGTCGGACTCGCGGCCATCGTCACAAACCCAGGCGGCATCGCCGAGGGCGCGCGGCTGATCGCCTCGGGAGAGCTTGATATCACAAGGGTCGGCAGCAACTGGTTCATGTCGGGTACCTCATACGTAGGCTTCTGTATGCTCTGGCTCGCGGCCTTCCTCGCGGCGATGGGCACGAAAGCCAACAGCAAGAAAGAGGCCGTCATCGGCACCACGCTGGGCGCCCTTGGCTTTGTGTTAGGCGCGATCATCCTCATGCTCGGTCTTCTCTCAAGCCTGCAGGATCTCTATACCTCAGACATCCCTTCGCTCATCATCGCTGAAAAGATTTGGCCGCCCCTTGCCACGGTCTTTTCGGTCATAATCATCGCCGGTATCTACACGACGGCCGTCCCCCTTCTCTGGTCGGTCTCGGCGAGGTTCGCGCAGGAAAAGACGACAAAGTTTTACGGGCTCACAGCCGGACTCGCGGTGGTCGCCTGTTTCGTCGCCCTCGAGCTGCCCTTCCGTAAGATCGTCAACGTTATCTACGGAGTAAACGGCTACGTCGGCATCCTCCTGATCTTCTTCATGCTCGCCAAGACCTGCGGCATAACGAAAAAACTCGCAAAGCAGAAGTAA
- a CDS encoding transposase, which translates to MRKRKTEERIRAIEMHKQGIPRRRIAEELGVSPDSIKTWISLYKSGQKDLLDDTRKKRTYSKAVKLEAVSAHLEEGRTMVDVTSSFNISSPSLLRRWCKEFIEQGDISSSKRDCPDKKLEVTNSIEKIKELEMQVDVLKKALELQRW; encoded by the coding sequence ATGCGTAAACGTAAAACGGAAGAAAGAATAAGAGCAATTGAGATGCACAAACAGGGAATTCCACGAAGGCGGATTGCTGAAGAACTTGGTGTTAGTCCTGATTCTATTAAAACATGGATATCTTTATATAAGAGCGGACAGAAGGACTTACTGGATGATACAAGGAAAAAAAGAACCTACAGCAAGGCTGTAAAACTTGAAGCTGTTTCGGCTCATTTAGAAGAGGGACGTACTATGGTAGATGTTACCTCATCTTTTAACATTTCAAGTCCCTCTCTTTTAAGACGATGGTGTAAGGAATTTATCGAACAAGGGGATATTTCTAGTTCAAAACGTGACTGTCCAGATAAGAAATTGGAAGTTACAAATAGCATAGAAAAGATCAAAGAGCTGGAAATGCAGGTCGACGTATTAAAAAAAGCCTTAGAGCTGCAAAGGTGGTGA
- a CDS encoding IS3 family transposase has translation MIERNIKYRIIFEFSTKHSVCGMCRFLSVSRSAYYSWLKRRGMEDKDGPLIEAIRTGQDINKNTYGYRRMTLWLNNFIGIHVNNKRVRRVMKKAGLQAEIRKKKKFKVMSGNIHSYENILNREFRSDRPNQKLVTDITYIRTKKGNIFLSMIKDLFDNSIQGYQISRNNNIKLVTDTLKKAFENNNKVVADGPILHSDQGFQYTSHAYFNLTQRYGLKVSMSRKGNCLDNACAENFFSHIKSELVNRVKWENYEEAKDAIDEYIRYYNNDRIQIKLKKAPMQYRSLFIE, from the coding sequence GTGATAGAAAGAAATATTAAATACAGAATCATTTTTGAATTTTCAACAAAACATTCTGTCTGTGGAATGTGTAGATTTTTGTCCGTATCACGCTCTGCATACTACAGTTGGCTAAAGCGGCGTGGAATGGAAGATAAAGACGGTCCTCTCATAGAAGCAATAAGAACGGGACAGGATATCAACAAAAACACTTATGGGTACAGGCGAATGACTCTGTGGCTCAACAACTTCATTGGCATTCATGTAAACAATAAGAGGGTAAGGCGTGTTATGAAAAAAGCGGGACTTCAAGCGGAAATAAGAAAAAAGAAAAAGTTTAAAGTGATGTCAGGAAATATCCACAGCTATGAGAATATCCTGAACAGAGAATTTCGTTCCGACAGACCAAACCAGAAACTGGTTACTGATATCACATATATACGAACAAAAAAGGGTAATATATTCCTCTCCATGATAAAAGATCTCTTTGATAATTCCATACAGGGATATCAAATCAGTCGTAATAATAATATTAAGTTAGTAACCGATACATTGAAGAAAGCATTTGAAAATAATAATAAGGTGGTCGCTGATGGACCAATCCTCCACAGCGACCAGGGGTTTCAATATACAAGCCATGCATATTTCAACCTGACACAAAGATACGGACTCAAGGTCTCAATGTCAAGGAAAGGAAATTGTTTGGATAATGCATGTGCAGAAAACTTCTTTAGTCACATTAAATCAGAACTCGTCAACCGAGTAAAATGGGAGAACTACGAGGAGGCCAAAGATGCCATAGACGAATATATAAGGTATTATAATAACGACAGGATACAGATAAAATTGAAAAAGGCTCCGATGCAATATCGAAGTCTCTTTATTGAATAA
- a CDS encoding Ig-like domain-containing protein, protein MKLFNFDSPPHKFTHVHLSSRARLLLLFVLTLFILAAPGPARAELKQDEDGYYIIATSKDLCDFRDGVNSGDLVSAKARLTADIDLTDMDGKAMEWTPIGKANNSYTGTFDGAGHTVKGYRITTRTAFMGFFGVVGSEGDGMVRGLTVSGDINITDTGGDGAQAGGVAGRCYGTIEDCVNAGPLITRTDSITMGGIVGGCKYSRISNCVNSGDITSNIRAGGIAGNIELSTMSNCINSGNITGNRQAGGIAAHTQSSGTISNCLNCGDIAGGGYSGGVVGNNGGGTISNCGWLKTNEINKDINGVGNGSDEGTFILNDEDKVDKSVAALSAALTSYALNNGETADISLSTLFGDPNKFGDYVTSIDVAVSDTDILSADVDQTSGKIRLTAKAKGGTKRTAAAITLSANLDPTDSSDTNNLPPLGESTQLKFTFGVTVTNTTKVSGVAITSHDINIYKGEGARLTATVEPPEAANLKVFWSSGDSDVVSIDKESGEMRAIAVGSADITVTTEDTDDDGRQRTDTRTVTVKPVNASSVDISQKSLSIDMNDEVRTYELTATVSPDNADYGQVDWTSSNEEVATVSPDKSDAKALTAYVTPVGKGETKITASVGDLTSVPCVVTVIPVWAESVTVSPDLLTLEAGKSAKLSALVGPEKATDKSVRWKSDDENIAAVSENGEVFAHNPGGPVLITATASGAKDDANVSASCSLTVTAPPVPVESVKISPEGATLKIGDTIRFTAEILPANADNKGVTWKSSDEKIASVDANGKVTALAVGFATITVTTDDGLKTTEATVSVNRVYTSGSGCAAGVGALALFALIPLWMRRRKR, encoded by the coding sequence TTGAAATTATTTAACTTTGACTCACCCCCCCATAAATTTACCCATGTTCATTTAAGCAGCCGCGCGCGGCTGCTGCTCCTCTTTGTTTTGACCCTCTTCATCCTCGCCGCCCCCGGACCGGCACGCGCCGAACTGAAACAGGACGAGGACGGCTATTATATCATCGCCACCTCCAAAGACCTCTGTGACTTCCGCGACGGCGTAAACAGCGGCGACCTCGTCTCCGCCAAAGCACGCCTCACCGCCGACATCGACCTCACCGACATGGATGGCAAGGCTATGGAGTGGACGCCCATCGGCAAAGCAAACAACAGCTACACCGGCACCTTCGACGGCGCGGGCCATACCGTCAAGGGCTACCGGATAACGACACGAACCGCCTTCATGGGGTTCTTCGGTGTCGTCGGCAGCGAGGGCGACGGCATGGTGCGTGGGCTCACCGTCAGCGGCGATATTAATATCACCGATACGGGCGGCGATGGTGCCCAGGCGGGCGGCGTCGCGGGAAGATGCTACGGCACGATAGAGGACTGCGTAAACGCCGGCCCCTTGATTACCAGAACAGATAGCATCACCATGGGCGGCATAGTTGGAGGCTGCAAATACAGCAGGATATCAAACTGCGTAAACAGCGGCGATATTACCAGCAACATACGAGCTGGCGGCATCGCAGGAAACATCGAATTATCCACGATGTCAAACTGCATCAACAGCGGCAATATTACCGGCAACAGACAAGCTGGCGGCATCGCGGCACACACACAAAGCAGTGGCACGATATCAAACTGCCTCAACTGCGGCGATATCGCCGGCGGCGGATACTCCGGCGGCGTCGTGGGAAACAACGGCGGCGGCACGATATCAAACTGCGGCTGGCTGAAAACGAATGAAATCAATAAAGATATCAACGGTGTAGGAAATGGCAGTGACGAAGGCACCTTCATACTCAACGATGAGGATAAGGTAGACAAAAGCGTCGCCGCACTCAGCGCCGCACTCACAAGTTACGCCCTCAATAACGGAGAGACGGCGGATATCAGCCTCTCCACCCTGTTTGGAGACCCGAACAAATTCGGCGATTACGTGACCAGCATCGACGTGGCGGTATCCGACACCGATATACTCTCCGCCGACGTCGACCAGACAAGCGGAAAAATCCGGCTCACCGCTAAGGCCAAGGGCGGTACAAAGCGGACCGCCGCCGCCATAACCCTATCCGCAAACCTTGACCCGACGGATTCCAGTGATACAAATAATCTGCCGCCGTTAGGCGAATCTACACAGTTGAAATTCACCTTCGGCGTCACGGTCACAAATACGACAAAGGTCAGCGGCGTCGCCATCACAAGCCACGATATCAACATCTATAAGGGCGAAGGGGCGCGGCTCACAGCCACCGTGGAGCCTCCCGAAGCGGCCAACCTGAAGGTCTTCTGGTCTAGCGGCGACTCCGACGTCGTCTCGATCGACAAGGAGTCGGGCGAAATGCGGGCAATCGCCGTGGGCAGCGCCGATATAACCGTGACCACCGAAGATACCGACGATGACGGGCGACAGCGCACGGATACCCGCACGGTGACGGTCAAGCCCGTAAACGCCTCCTCCGTCGACATTTCGCAAAAGAGCTTATCCATCGACATGAACGACGAGGTACGGACATACGAACTCACGGCCACCGTCTCCCCCGATAACGCCGACTACGGCCAGGTTGACTGGACGAGTTCAAACGAGGAGGTCGCCACTGTGTCGCCTGACAAGAGCGACGCGAAGGCACTAACAGCATACGTCACGCCGGTCGGCAAAGGCGAGACGAAGATCACGGCGAGCGTCGGCGATCTGACGAGCGTTCCCTGCGTTGTCACCGTCATCCCCGTCTGGGCCGAGAGCGTAACGGTCTCGCCCGACCTGCTCACGCTTGAGGCGGGCAAAAGCGCGAAACTCTCCGCTCTGGTCGGCCCGGAGAAGGCCACCGACAAGAGCGTAAGATGGAAGAGCGACGACGAAAATATCGCCGCCGTCAGCGAAAACGGCGAGGTCTTCGCCCATAATCCGGGCGGCCCCGTCCTCATCACCGCCACCGCGAGCGGCGCAAAGGATGACGCTAATGTAAGCGCCTCCTGCTCCCTCACCGTCACCGCTCCCCCGGTGCCGGTAGAATCGGTGAAGATATCCCCCGAGGGCGCGACGCTGAAGATCGGCGATACCATCCGGTTCACCGCCGAAATACTGCCGGCCAACGCCGACAATAAGGGCGTCACCTGGAAGAGCAGTGACGAGAAGATCGCCTCCGTGGACGCTAACGGCAAAGTTACCGCCCTCGCGGTCGGCTTCGCCACCATCACCGTCACGACCGACGACGGTCTTAAGACCACCGAGGCCACCGTCTCCGTTAACAGGGTCTACACCAGCGGCAGCGGCTGCGCCGCGGGCGTGGGAGCGCTGGCGCTCTTCGCGCTGATACCGCTCTGGATGAGAAGAAGGAAAAGGTAA